Proteins from one Legionella taurinensis genomic window:
- a CDS encoding NAD(P)/FAD-dependent oxidoreductase — MKNPDVIIIGAGAAGLMCAIEAGFRGRRVLVIDHANKAGKKILMSGGGRCNFTNYDIEAHHYLSANPHFCKSALKRYTAYDFIDLVNKFRIPFHEKSHGQLFCDNKSSDIVGMLLACCEDAGVNIALNTSIQSVHHEGKGYRLQLACGTRLQCDSLVVATGGLSIPTMGASPYGYQLAAQFGLNVLPTRAGLVPFTLQPQDKERYGALSGISVPCRVACNDQEFTLDMLFTHRGLSGPAMLQISSFWHAGDELTIDLAAGQDLEAAILAAKRKTPKMRLKTCLEMTLPKRVTATWQEEAVLEKELTTFSDQRLKDVALSVTQWRIKPNGTEGYRTAEVTLGGVDTEAISSQTMAVKSIPGLYFIGEVLDVTGWLGGYNFQWAWSSGWAAGQVV, encoded by the coding sequence ATGAAAAATCCGGATGTAATAATCATTGGTGCCGGGGCAGCCGGTTTGATGTGTGCCATCGAAGCGGGCTTTCGTGGCCGTCGGGTACTGGTGATTGATCACGCCAACAAAGCGGGCAAAAAAATTCTGATGTCCGGTGGCGGTCGTTGCAATTTCACCAATTATGACATCGAAGCGCATCATTATCTTTCTGCCAATCCTCATTTTTGCAAATCGGCGCTAAAGCGCTACACGGCCTATGATTTCATTGATCTGGTCAACAAATTCCGTATTCCTTTTCATGAAAAATCGCACGGGCAATTGTTCTGCGATAACAAATCGTCCGATATCGTGGGGATGCTGCTCGCCTGTTGTGAAGATGCCGGAGTCAATATTGCATTAAATACCTCCATTCAATCCGTTCACCACGAGGGGAAAGGCTATCGTTTGCAGTTGGCCTGCGGCACACGCCTTCAATGCGACTCCCTGGTGGTTGCTACCGGCGGGTTATCCATCCCTACCATGGGGGCTTCACCCTATGGGTATCAATTGGCGGCGCAATTTGGCTTAAACGTGCTGCCGACCAGGGCCGGATTGGTTCCTTTTACTCTGCAGCCGCAGGATAAGGAACGGTATGGCGCATTGTCGGGCATTTCGGTGCCTTGCCGTGTAGCCTGCAATGATCAGGAATTTACCCTAGACATGCTGTTTACCCACCGTGGCTTAAGCGGCCCGGCCATGCTGCAGATTTCCTCCTTCTGGCACGCTGGAGATGAGTTAACCATTGATCTCGCAGCGGGGCAGGATCTGGAGGCCGCGATCCTGGCTGCGAAACGTAAAACACCTAAAATGCGATTGAAAACCTGTCTGGAAATGACATTGCCAAAACGAGTGACGGCGACCTGGCAGGAGGAGGCCGTGCTCGAAAAAGAATTAACCACCTTTTCTGATCAACGATTGAAAGACGTGGCGTTAAGCGTCACTCAATGGCGCATCAAACCCAATGGCACCGAGGGCTATCGTACGGCGGAAGTCACGCTGGGGGGGGTGGATACCGAAGCCATTTCCTCCCAAACCATGGCGGTAAAATCAATCCCCGGGCTGTACTTTATCGGCGAGGTTCTGGATGTGACCGGCTGGTTAGGCGGGTATAATTTTCAATGGGCCTGGTCTTCCGGCTGGGCAGCCGGGCAAGTGGTATAA
- a CDS encoding ribonuclease T2 family protein: MIRIIVSLLSLYAVFAQASVPVDGTFIAGKSCPAYLSKNKKTNPSNASVEAGQRFTLIEINRPYKPDWLRITMADGTGRWVASQCGDADYQTQPASRCDQSPGMADSYVLALSWQPAFCQTYGYEAGKPECMKLKPASYAASHLTLHGMWPNQNQCGQNYGFCGVEPQPNHCDYPVVNLNDEVAGMLRVLMPSYAFGSCLERHEWYKHGSCQILSADAYFSLAMRLVNEADRSQLGTYLHEHLGKTVTRSELEERVRLSFGSNAAKKVYLGCKNGLLVDIYIQLPALIPYSESLKTLVQKAPELKRYQGCPASVGISDFTMNAWF; the protein is encoded by the coding sequence GTGATCAGAATAATTGTATCGTTATTGTCCCTCTATGCGGTGTTTGCCCAGGCTTCAGTGCCAGTAGACGGTACTTTTATTGCGGGTAAATCATGCCCTGCCTACCTCTCCAAAAATAAAAAAACCAACCCGTCCAATGCCTCGGTTGAAGCAGGGCAGCGTTTTACCTTAATCGAGATTAACCGACCCTACAAACCGGATTGGCTGCGCATTACCATGGCTGATGGGACGGGGCGCTGGGTTGCCAGCCAATGCGGCGATGCCGATTACCAGACGCAACCTGCCAGCCGTTGCGATCAAAGTCCGGGCATGGCAGACTCGTATGTACTGGCTCTAAGTTGGCAACCCGCCTTTTGCCAAACCTATGGTTATGAAGCAGGCAAACCCGAGTGCATGAAATTAAAACCGGCTTCTTATGCGGCCTCTCACCTGACCCTGCACGGCATGTGGCCAAATCAGAATCAATGCGGTCAAAATTACGGTTTCTGCGGCGTGGAGCCGCAGCCTAATCATTGTGATTACCCGGTTGTGAATTTAAATGATGAGGTGGCAGGGATGTTGCGCGTGCTGATGCCAAGCTACGCCTTTGGCAGTTGCCTTGAACGGCATGAGTGGTATAAGCATGGCAGTTGTCAGATTTTAAGTGCCGATGCCTATTTCTCGTTAGCCATGCGCCTGGTCAACGAAGCGGATCGCTCGCAGTTAGGAACTTATCTGCATGAGCATCTTGGCAAAACCGTGACCCGAAGTGAACTCGAAGAGAGGGTGCGTTTGTCGTTTGGCAGTAATGCAGCCAAAAAAGTGTATCTCGGGTGTAAGAACGGGTTGTTAGTCGACATTTATATTCAGTTGCCAGCATTGATACCCTATTCAGAATCACTTAAAACCTTAGTCCAGAAGGCCCCGGAATTAAAACGCTACCAAGGCTGTCCCGCGTCGGTCGGCATTTCCGATTTCACCATGAATGCCTGGTTTTAG
- a CDS encoding GIN domain-containing protein, giving the protein MLSRFLVLIFIGFLLSGCHRQAVATEQQPVAVAKVRTTQVRSVPSFNHVIARGRLNVDLHTGYSKPQVILRGAASDLQQVVTKVQNGQLLIQIGEGYPRSGGVSVEVRGHYLNSFTYQGGGVITGSRLHSGLLDLSIDNPGNTTLGGDIVLRKLDIRGSGNVQISGVHAHYLQLSMRGKPHVQLTGMANLSMVELAGEGWFSMYWIKSDKLKIRAKNKAFMQLAGIANVIDVELWGNAQFKGRYLRANRAFVKTHDRAVAELSAVKRQHTLASDASDIYFYNLPEMRTDFMAYNGAVLDMRDWGYYSMQEYTRYNKSLNN; this is encoded by the coding sequence ATGTTGAGCCGCTTTTTGGTATTGATTTTTATAGGGTTTCTACTTAGTGGTTGCCATCGCCAGGCGGTAGCGACCGAGCAGCAACCCGTAGCGGTTGCCAAGGTTCGTACCACGCAGGTTCGTTCGGTACCGAGCTTCAATCACGTCATCGCCAGAGGGCGTCTCAATGTCGATTTGCACACCGGTTACTCAAAACCGCAAGTTATTCTTCGTGGCGCGGCAAGCGATCTGCAGCAGGTGGTGACCAAGGTTCAGAATGGTCAGTTGCTTATCCAGATTGGTGAAGGCTACCCCCGCAGCGGTGGGGTTTCAGTTGAAGTTCGTGGTCATTATTTAAATTCGTTCACTTACCAGGGCGGCGGTGTCATCACCGGCTCCCGCCTTCATTCCGGTTTACTGGATTTAAGTATTGATAATCCGGGTAATACGACATTAGGCGGTGATATTGTTCTGCGTAAACTGGATATTCGAGGCAGCGGCAATGTCCAGATAAGCGGCGTTCACGCGCATTATTTACAACTGTCCATGCGCGGCAAGCCGCATGTGCAATTGACCGGGATGGCCAATCTGTCCATGGTTGAACTGGCTGGTGAAGGCTGGTTCAGCATGTACTGGATAAAAAGCGATAAATTAAAAATTCGCGCTAAAAACAAAGCCTTTATGCAGTTGGCCGGTATTGCCAATGTCATTGATGTGGAATTATGGGGCAATGCCCAATTTAAGGGGCGTTATTTACGGGCCAACCGCGCCTTTGTGAAAACGCATGATCGGGCTGTGGCTGAGCTTTCAGCCGTTAAACGGCAGCATACGCTGGCGAGCGATGCCAGTGACATTTATTTTTACAATCTCCCGGAAATGCGGACCGACTTCATGGCCTATAATGGGGCAGTGCTGGACATGCGTGATTGGGGATATTATTCCATGCAGGAATACACACGATACAATAAGAGTTTGAATAATTAA
- a CDS encoding alpha/beta hydrolase, translating to MNLNDFRCMRRGVQVSTLRRRDADLLRPFKREGKEKNHALLLLHGFSSSPAVFRNLLGAFAGYDAVVAPVLPGHSENLNAFAEVKASDWLASVEDVCATLVAEFQQVDIMGLSLGGLLACHLSSRFPLNHLYLLAPALDLQLALPGSLKLARILYQLGFRQLRSAAGNLFTTDHCEIAYRQLPLTTIIEILTLVKQFEFKPPTCPTDVFLGCYDEVVASRRVAARFAGCDNVTIHWLAKSAHVLPLDGDIAEIIQCVNQNLATG from the coding sequence ATGAATTTAAATGATTTTCGCTGTATGAGACGCGGGGTGCAGGTTTCCACGTTGCGCAGGCGGGATGCCGATCTGTTGCGGCCCTTTAAGCGCGAAGGCAAGGAAAAAAACCATGCCCTGCTGCTGTTGCACGGTTTCTCTTCTTCTCCGGCCGTCTTTCGCAACCTCCTGGGAGCATTTGCTGGCTACGATGCCGTGGTTGCGCCCGTACTGCCGGGCCATAGTGAGAATCTCAATGCGTTTGCCGAGGTTAAAGCCTCCGATTGGCTTGCCTCGGTTGAGGACGTCTGTGCGACGCTGGTGGCTGAGTTTCAACAGGTGGATATCATGGGCCTGTCCTTAGGCGGGCTCTTAGCCTGTCACTTAAGCAGTCGTTTTCCTTTAAATCATCTGTATTTACTGGCGCCGGCACTTGATTTGCAGTTGGCCTTACCCGGCTCCCTGAAACTGGCCAGAATCCTCTACCAGCTGGGATTTCGTCAATTACGCAGTGCGGCCGGTAATTTATTCACAACCGATCATTGTGAAATCGCTTACCGCCAATTGCCGCTGACCACCATCATTGAAATTTTAACCCTGGTTAAGCAGTTTGAATTCAAACCGCCCACCTGCCCTACCGATGTGTTTCTCGGCTGTTATGATGAAGTGGTGGCTTCGCGCCGTGTGGCTGCCCGCTTTGCAGGCTGTGACAATGTCACCATTCACTGGCTTGCCAAATCAGCGCATGTGTTGCCGCTGGATGGTGATATTGCCGAGATTATTCAGTGCGTTAATCAGAACCTAGCGACTGGTTAA
- a CDS encoding guanosine monophosphate reductase, with the protein MSMQAITFDDVLLVPAYNHHESRRVVNIGMTDRLGKLTLKLPIMSSNMDTITESNMANFMHSKGGIGVMHRFLSIDDNIREFKQCQGQVFVSVGCTDAELQRAEALRDAGADFFCVDVAHAHAKYVGKTLKNLRKLLGSRCIMAGNVATYAGADYLASCGADIIKAGIGGGSVCSTRIKTGFGIPMLTCIQDCARTDRSIVADGGIRTSGDIVKALAFGADFVMIGGMLAGTEPTPGEVIKKEDGRLVKRYRGMASREAQEDFLGQMHEWKTAEGVATEVLYKTNQDAIIADIIGGLRSGLTYAGSDTISELQRKLNYVVITQAGRLESLPHKLMES; encoded by the coding sequence ATGAGTATGCAAGCCATTACCTTCGATGATGTGTTGCTGGTGCCCGCCTACAATCATCATGAGTCTCGCCGGGTAGTGAATATCGGCATGACGGATCGCCTCGGTAAATTAACTCTTAAGCTGCCGATCATGAGTTCGAACATGGATACCATTACCGAAAGCAACATGGCTAATTTCATGCACAGCAAGGGCGGCATTGGCGTCATGCACCGCTTTTTAAGCATTGACGACAACATTCGTGAATTCAAACAGTGTCAGGGACAGGTTTTTGTCTCCGTCGGCTGCACGGATGCGGAATTGCAGCGTGCCGAAGCCCTGCGCGATGCCGGCGCTGATTTTTTCTGCGTTGACGTCGCCCATGCCCATGCCAAATACGTGGGTAAAACCCTGAAAAACCTGCGCAAGCTCCTGGGTAGCCGCTGCATCATGGCGGGCAATGTCGCGACCTATGCCGGCGCAGATTACTTAGCCTCCTGCGGTGCAGACATCATCAAAGCCGGTATCGGCGGCGGTTCCGTCTGCAGCACGCGGATTAAAACCGGTTTTGGCATTCCCATGCTCACCTGCATTCAGGATTGCGCCCGCACGGATCGCTCCATTGTCGCTGACGGCGGTATCCGTACTTCCGGCGACATCGTCAAAGCCTTGGCCTTTGGCGCCGATTTTGTCATGATCGGCGGCATGTTGGCCGGCACGGAGCCCACGCCCGGGGAGGTCATTAAAAAAGAAGATGGCCGTCTGGTCAAACGCTACCGCGGCATGGCATCCCGCGAGGCCCAGGAAGATTTTCTCGGACAAATGCATGAATGGAAAACAGCCGAGGGGGTAGCAACTGAAGTACTCTACAAAACCAATCAGGATGCCATTATTGCGGATATTATCGGTGGCTTACGTTCGGGTTTAACTTATGCCGGCTCCGATACCATCTCCGAACTGCAGCGCAAGTTGAATTATGTGGTGATTACGCAGGCCGGTCGTCTAGAAAGCCTGCCGCATAAATTGATGGAATCTTAA
- a CDS encoding PhoH family protein — translation MENKSESRKLFVLDTNILMHDPTAIYRFEEHDIYLPMVVLEELDSHKTGLSEVARNVRQTNRMLVELMSNASHTQIVAGLPIPSFLTSENVKSSGRLFFQTDEFEQLRPTSLPGHKADNTLLATALGLQKKHPDRAVVIISKDINLRIKAGILGIPAEDYYNDQVLDDVNLLHSGLHILENNFWDTHSKNMEAWQENGKTFYRITGPLTNQWNYNDCLSTEDNQFQAMVKTIESNGVVVQVARDFTQPKHSVWGINARNREQNFALNMLLDPDIDFVTLQGSAGTGKTLLTIAAGLTQVLDQNRYNEILMTRVTIPVGEDIGFLPGTEEEKMTPWMGALMDNLEVLHSSQEGGTFGRNATQDLLQNKIKIRSLNFMRGRTFLNRFIIIDEAQNLTSKQIKTLVTRAGPGSKIICLGDIKQIDTPYLTETTSGLTFAVDRFKHWQHSAHMTLTRGERSRLAYYAAEHL, via the coding sequence ATGGAAAACAAATCTGAAAGCCGAAAATTATTCGTATTGGATACCAATATCCTCATGCACGATCCCACCGCCATCTACCGCTTTGAGGAGCATGACATTTATTTGCCGATGGTGGTGCTTGAAGAACTCGACAGCCACAAAACCGGCCTCTCGGAGGTGGCGCGCAACGTACGGCAAACCAACCGCATGTTGGTGGAACTGATGAGCAATGCCAGTCACACTCAAATCGTCGCCGGTTTGCCTATTCCAAGCTTTCTAACCTCGGAAAACGTTAAAAGCAGCGGCCGTTTGTTTTTCCAGACCGACGAGTTTGAGCAGTTGCGGCCCACCTCCCTGCCAGGGCATAAGGCAGACAATACCCTGCTCGCCACGGCGTTGGGCTTACAAAAAAAACACCCCGATCGGGCCGTGGTGATTATTTCCAAAGACATCAATCTCAGGATTAAAGCCGGTATTCTCGGCATCCCGGCGGAAGATTACTACAATGATCAGGTGTTGGATGACGTCAATCTGCTGCACAGCGGGTTGCACATCCTTGAAAACAATTTCTGGGATACGCATTCCAAAAACATGGAAGCCTGGCAGGAAAACGGCAAAACGTTTTACCGCATCACCGGCCCCCTCACCAATCAGTGGAATTACAATGATTGTTTAAGCACCGAAGACAATCAGTTCCAGGCCATGGTTAAAACCATTGAATCCAACGGCGTCGTCGTGCAGGTCGCCCGTGATTTCACTCAACCCAAGCATTCGGTCTGGGGCATCAATGCCCGTAACCGTGAGCAGAATTTTGCCTTGAACATGCTGCTGGATCCGGACATTGATTTTGTTACCCTGCAAGGCTCGGCAGGAACGGGAAAAACCCTGCTGACCATCGCGGCCGGCCTGACCCAGGTCCTTGATCAGAACCGCTACAACGAAATTTTAATGACGCGCGTGACCATCCCTGTGGGAGAGGACATCGGCTTTTTACCCGGAACCGAAGAAGAAAAAATGACCCCCTGGATGGGCGCCTTGATGGATAACCTCGAGGTGCTGCACAGTTCGCAGGAAGGCGGCACGTTTGGCCGAAATGCCACGCAGGATTTGCTGCAGAACAAAATTAAAATCCGCTCACTCAATTTCATGCGCGGCCGCACCTTTTTAAATCGGTTCATTATCATTGACGAGGCTCAAAACCTAACCTCCAAACAGATTAAAACACTGGTCACCCGTGCGGGTCCGGGCAGTAAAATCATTTGCCTTGGCGACATCAAGCAGATTGATACCCCCTATCTCACGGAAACAACCTCAGGATTAACCTTTGCGGTGGATCGCTTCAAGCATTGGCAGCACAGTGCCCACATGACCCTAACGCGCGGTGAACGCTCAAGGCTTGCTTATTATGCAGCAGAGCATTTATAG
- a CDS encoding peroxiredoxin: MNIGEKLPAFSFTATNGLSASLNDYQGQWVVLYFYPKDSTPGCTVEGQNFRDAYPAFQALNTEIFGISRDSLKSHDSFKCNQQFPFELISDKDEEICQLFDVIKMKSLYGKEVRGIERRTFLIDPQGILRHEWRKVSVPGHVDDVLATLKSLQQ, translated from the coding sequence ATGAATATCGGTGAAAAACTACCTGCTTTTTCATTTACCGCAACCAATGGCCTTTCAGCCAGCTTAAATGACTATCAGGGACAATGGGTCGTCCTCTATTTTTACCCCAAGGATTCTACGCCAGGCTGTACCGTGGAAGGACAAAATTTCCGCGACGCCTACCCCGCCTTCCAGGCATTGAACACTGAAATTTTCGGCATCTCGCGTGATTCGCTGAAATCACACGACAGCTTTAAATGCAACCAGCAGTTTCCCTTTGAATTAATCAGCGATAAAGACGAAGAAATCTGTCAACTTTTTGATGTCATAAAAATGAAGTCCCTGTACGGTAAAGAAGTACGCGGCATCGAGCGCCGTACTTTCCTCATCGACCCGCAGGGTATTTTAAGGCACGAATGGCGCAAAGTCAGCGTGCCAGGGCATGTCGATGACGTGCTTGCCACCCTGAAATCACTCCAGCAATAA
- the smpB gene encoding SsrA-binding protein SmpB — translation MTTHKASGASIAVNKKARFDYYIEDELEAGMVLQGWEVKSLRAGKINLSDAHVILKYGEAFLLGAQIQPLPTASAHTLPDATRTRKLLLNRRELSKLIGSVERQGYTIVPLSLYWSKNRIKIKIALAKGKKTHDKRDAIKDRDWQRDRARLLKKK, via the coding sequence ATGACTACTCACAAAGCGTCAGGCGCCTCCATTGCCGTCAATAAAAAGGCGCGATTTGATTATTATATTGAGGATGAACTCGAAGCGGGCATGGTACTTCAAGGTTGGGAAGTCAAAAGCCTGCGCGCCGGAAAGATTAACCTGTCCGATGCGCACGTGATCCTTAAATACGGCGAGGCCTTTTTGCTCGGTGCGCAAATCCAGCCTCTGCCCACGGCTTCTGCTCACACGCTGCCTGACGCAACCCGCACGCGTAAGCTATTATTAAACAGGCGTGAATTGAGTAAGCTGATTGGCAGTGTTGAGCGGCAAGGTTACACCATTGTCCCGCTGTCGCTGTACTGGAGCAAAAACCGCATCAAAATCAAAATCGCGCTGGCGAAGGGTAAGAAAACCCATGACAAGCGCGATGCGATTAAAGATCGCGATTGGCAGCGTGACCGCGCCCGGTTGCTCAAGAAAAAATAA
- the plaC gene encoding lysophospholipase/glycerophospholipid:cholesterol acyltransferase PlaC: MPNFARLCKWLCLTLVCLPLSLHAGKTIQSMVVFGDSLSDTGNTTHLLKSLRQEESPAYLVRPLKVFVINKMTEFAYDYYVPQMVLDAGIEIVNNYFDTEFGPFLASVISKVRKVPVLPGEPYWQNHFSNGRVWNEYLAPMLALDREDNEDFTNQAFGGSWAVTYDYQLTVWNLIRHPLNTLKTLIVGKLIPPSLGLTVQAYLLMNEVVDDRTAYFVFTGANDYLNVLVFEDNYNPAVMSAYIDNVLDGIISGVNKLTKAGARHVIIMGLPDVGFTPKFVHTTDKPVLSAAIKLHNERLAARIETLRQAQPEVNFLYIDINPLLQKALDHPADYGLTNITDACIDVKLPMFGAFAASPYARNYVLLYAQVLQYRDASFKRGERNYHVCDTPDNYLFWDEIHPTTRAHRYLAYEICEVMKANGYKTNCQQPSTI, from the coding sequence ATGCCTAATTTTGCCAGACTCTGTAAATGGTTATGTCTTACGCTCGTCTGCCTGCCCCTCTCACTTCACGCGGGTAAAACCATTCAGTCCATGGTGGTTTTCGGTGACAGCCTGTCCGATACCGGCAACACCACCCACCTGCTGAAAAGTTTAAGGCAGGAAGAAAGCCCCGCCTACCTGGTTCGTCCCTTAAAAGTCTTTGTCATCAATAAAATGACAGAATTTGCTTATGATTATTACGTCCCGCAAATGGTACTTGACGCCGGCATTGAGATAGTCAATAACTACTTCGATACGGAATTCGGACCGTTCTTGGCCTCCGTGATCAGTAAAGTGAGAAAAGTACCTGTTCTGCCGGGCGAACCCTATTGGCAAAATCATTTCTCCAATGGCCGCGTCTGGAATGAATACCTGGCACCCATGCTGGCCCTTGACCGCGAAGACAATGAGGATTTCACCAATCAGGCTTTTGGCGGCAGCTGGGCTGTAACCTATGATTATCAACTGACGGTATGGAATCTTATCCGTCATCCGTTAAATACCTTAAAGACCCTGATCGTGGGTAAACTGATTCCGCCGAGCCTGGGGTTGACGGTACAGGCCTACCTGTTAATGAACGAGGTAGTGGATGATCGCACGGCTTATTTCGTCTTCACCGGGGCTAACGATTACTTAAATGTGCTGGTGTTTGAAGACAATTACAATCCGGCGGTCATGAGCGCCTACATTGATAATGTACTCGACGGGATTATTTCAGGTGTAAATAAATTGACAAAAGCAGGCGCACGGCATGTCATCATCATGGGCTTGCCAGACGTTGGCTTTACACCAAAATTTGTTCACACCACCGACAAGCCAGTATTGAGTGCGGCCATTAAACTGCATAATGAGCGTCTGGCGGCCCGTATTGAAACCCTGCGTCAGGCACAACCCGAGGTTAATTTCCTCTACATCGACATCAACCCGCTGTTGCAAAAAGCCCTGGACCATCCAGCCGATTATGGCTTGACTAACATTACGGACGCCTGCATTGACGTCAAACTGCCGATGTTTGGCGCGTTTGCCGCATCGCCTTATGCACGCAATTACGTCTTGTTGTATGCCCAGGTGCTGCAATACCGCGATGCCAGCTTTAAGCGCGGCGAGCGCAATTATCATGTCTGTGATACCCCGGATAATTACCTCTTCTGGGATGAAATTCACCCGACAACACGCGCTCATCGTTACCTGGCTTATGAAATCTGTGAGGTAATGAAAGCCAATGGCTATAAAACAAACTGCCAACAACCGTCTACTATTTAG
- the glmS gene encoding glutamine--fructose-6-phosphate transaminase (isomerizing), whose amino-acid sequence MCGIMGATSQRDISKILLEGLRRLEYRGYDSAGIAVIDKTGRLKRVRIQGKVQALADAMQEVSIHGTTGIAHTRWATHGKPCEENAHPHLSHDEIAVVHNGIIENYESLRKKLQNTGYQFNSETDSEVAAHLIHYHYQQHENLLTAVQDAAAEMHGAFALGVIHQKRPQELVAVRKGSPLVVGMGIGEQFIASDPLALRSFAQSVMFLDEGDSALLTASDVHVFDHSKKPVQRQRHPLDNDSQTATKGNYRHFMLKEIHEQSKVLADTLEGRIVSLDVLKASFGEHAAAIFPEVKQIHIVACGTSYHAGLTARYWLESLTGLPTQVEIASEYRYRDVVVGDNTLFIAISQSGETADTLAALYKAKSLNYLSTLAICNVATSTLVREAECVFLTRAGIEIGVASTKAFTTQLAALLMLSAVLCRDERAKTVLTQLQELPACCERALKMNKAIESLSSLFVNKSHTLFLGRGVQYPVALEGALKLKEISYIHAEAYPAGELKHGPLALVDNEMPVIAVAPNDELLDKLKSNLHEVSARGGQLVVFVDDSQTWESNGARLIPVPSCGQWVAPIVYTIPLQLLAYHVAVAKGTDVDQPRNLAKSVTVE is encoded by the coding sequence ATGTGCGGGATTATGGGAGCAACCTCTCAACGTGATATCAGCAAAATATTACTGGAAGGGTTAAGACGTCTGGAATACCGCGGTTATGATTCTGCCGGCATTGCGGTTATCGACAAGACAGGCCGGCTGAAACGAGTCCGAATCCAGGGCAAGGTCCAGGCATTGGCTGACGCCATGCAGGAAGTATCCATCCATGGCACAACCGGCATCGCCCACACGCGTTGGGCAACCCATGGCAAACCCTGTGAAGAAAATGCCCATCCTCACCTTTCCCACGATGAAATTGCCGTGGTTCACAATGGCATCATTGAAAACTATGAATCCCTGCGTAAAAAATTGCAGAACACCGGCTATCAGTTTAATTCTGAAACCGATTCAGAAGTGGCGGCGCACTTAATCCATTACCATTACCAGCAGCATGAAAACCTGTTGACCGCCGTGCAGGATGCTGCCGCTGAGATGCATGGCGCCTTCGCTCTGGGTGTTATTCACCAGAAACGGCCGCAGGAACTGGTTGCGGTACGCAAAGGAAGTCCCCTGGTTGTCGGGATGGGGATAGGCGAGCAATTCATTGCCTCTGATCCGCTGGCGCTGCGATCCTTTGCACAATCGGTCATGTTTCTTGATGAAGGCGACAGCGCCCTGCTGACTGCCAGTGACGTGCATGTTTTTGACCACAGTAAAAAGCCGGTACAACGTCAGCGTCATCCGCTTGATAACGACAGCCAGACCGCCACCAAGGGCAATTATCGCCATTTTATGCTGAAGGAAATTCACGAACAAAGCAAAGTACTGGCTGATACGCTGGAAGGGCGTATTGTTAGCCTGGACGTGCTCAAGGCCAGTTTCGGCGAGCATGCGGCGGCGATTTTTCCCGAGGTCAAACAGATTCACATTGTGGCCTGCGGCACCAGTTATCATGCCGGCCTGACGGCCCGCTACTGGCTTGAATCCCTGACTGGACTGCCCACTCAGGTTGAAATTGCCAGCGAATACCGCTACCGGGATGTGGTCGTCGGCGACAATACCCTGTTCATTGCCATTTCCCAATCCGGCGAGACGGCCGATACCTTAGCCGCGTTATACAAGGCAAAATCCTTAAATTATTTATCTACCCTGGCCATTTGTAATGTGGCTACCAGCACACTGGTGCGCGAGGCTGAGTGCGTTTTCCTGACACGTGCCGGCATCGAAATCGGTGTGGCCTCGACCAAAGCGTTTACGACGCAATTGGCCGCTTTATTGATGCTGTCGGCTGTGCTATGCCGCGATGAGCGGGCAAAAACCGTATTGACGCAGTTGCAGGAATTGCCGGCCTGTTGTGAGCGTGCCTTGAAAATGAATAAGGCCATTGAATCGTTGTCTTCTCTTTTTGTGAATAAATCCCATACCTTATTCCTGGGACGAGGTGTGCAATACCCTGTCGCCCTGGAAGGCGCCCTGAAGCTGAAAGAAATTTCTTACATTCACGCGGAGGCTTACCCTGCCGGTGAATTGAAGCACGGTCCGCTGGCTTTGGTTGACAATGAAATGCCGGTTATTGCAGTCGCCCCTAATGATGAATTGCTGGATAAACTAAAATCCAATCTGCATGAAGTCAGCGCCCGTGGCGGTCAACTGGTGGTTTTTGTGGATGATTCCCAGACCTGGGAATCCAATGGCGCACGCCTGATTCCCGTTCCTTCCTGTGGTCAATGGGTGGCGCCCATTGTGTATACCATTCCGCTGCAATTATTGGCTTATCACGTGGCAGTGGCCAAAGGAACGGACGTGGACCAGCCACGTAACCTCGCCAAATCGGTGACGGTGGAGTGA